A genomic segment from Enoplosus armatus isolate fEnoArm2 chromosome 12, fEnoArm2.hap1, whole genome shotgun sequence encodes:
- the zc3h15 gene encoding zinc finger CCCH domain-containing protein 15 isoform X2 — translation MPPKKPVQPTGSKKTQEKKKEKIIEDKTFGLKNKKGAKQQKFIKNVTQQVKHGQQSARQVAEAEKTGKKTDKKKELDELNELFKPVVTAQKVSKGVDPKSVLCAFFKQGQCTKGDKCKFSHDLSMERKCEKRSVYVDERDEELEKDTMDNWDEKKLEEVVNKKHGEAEKKKAKTQIVCKYFLDAIEGNKYGWFWVCPGGGGDCMYRHALPPGFVLKKDKKKEEKEEEISLEELIENERAALGADVTRITLETFLAWKKRKRQEKVDKAREEMEKKKADFKAGKSLVVSGREVFEFRPELVDDDDAEADDTQYASEDEEDYEEEINTTDVQDIDLSRFVPQEVDNTGITVASTDRFTSRNKTKEANGLSGAEGGGEDGGGEGEEEEEEEEEEEEEEEVPVDENLFTGEDLEELDEELNTLALED, via the exons ATGCCTCCGAAGAAACCCGTACAACCCACGGGAAGTAAAAAAActcaagagaagaaaaaggaaaagataatTGAG gACAAGACATTTGGCTTGAAGAACAAGAAAGGGGCCAAGCAGCAGAAGTTCATCAAGAACGTTACCCAGCAAGTCAAACATGGACAACAAAGTGCCAGACAG gttgcCGAGGCGGAAAAGACCGGTAAGAAGACTGATAAGAAGAAAGAGTTGGACGAACTCAATGAGCTGTTCAAACCTGTAGTCACTGCCCAAAAAGTCAGCAAag GTGTTGACCCAAAGTCGGTGCTCTGTGCATTCTTTAAGCAGGGCCAGTGTACTAAAGGTGACAAGTGCAAGTTCAGCCATGATCTGTCAATGGAGAGGAAATGTGAGAAGAGAAGCGTCTACGTggatgaaagagatgaagagctGGAGAAAG ACACGATGGACAACTGGGACgagaagaagctggaggaggtggtCAACAAAAAACACGGAGAGGCCGAGAAGAagaaagccaaaacacaaaTT GTGTGTAAATACTTTCTGGACGCCATAGAGGGTAATAAGTACGGCTGGTTCTGGGTGTGTCCAGGAGGGGGTGGCGACTGCATGTACCGGCACGCCCTGCCACCCGGCTTTGtactgaaaaaagacaaaaaaaaggaggagaaagaggaagaaatttCGCTGGAGGAACTGATAGAAAACGAG CGTGCCGCTCTGGGTGCTGATGTGACTCGGATCACCCTGGAGACTTTCCTGGCttggaagaagaggaaaaggcaGGAGAAG GTGGACAAAGcgagggaggagatggagaagaagaaggccgACTTTAAGGCTGGAAAATCGCTAGTG GTGAGCGGCCGTGAGGTGTTCGAGTTCCGTCCAGAGTTGGTCGATGATGACGATGCTGAAGCCGATGACACTCAATATGCCAGCGAAGATGAAGAAGATTATGAGGAAGAG atcAATACTACAGACGTCCAGGACATAGACTTATCCCGTTTTGTTCCACAAGAGGTCGACAACACAGGCATTACCGTAGCATCCACGGACCGATTCACCTCTAGGAATAAGACCAAG GAGGCCAACGGGCTTTCGGGGGCAGAGGGAGGcggggaggacggaggaggggagggggaagaggaagaggaagaggaggaggaggaggaagaggaagaggaagtacCGGTGGATGAGAACCTGTTCACGGGAGAAGATCTGGAGGAGCTCGACGAGGAACTCAACACACTGGCGCTGGAAGACTGA
- the zc3h15 gene encoding zinc finger CCCH domain-containing protein 15 isoform X1: MPPKKPVQPTGSKKTQEKKKEKIIEDKTFGLKNKKGAKQQKFIKNVTQQVKHGQQSARQVAEAEKTGKKTDKKKELDELNELFKPVVTAQKVSKGVDPKSVLCAFFKQGQCTKGDKCKFSHDLSMERKCEKRSVYVDERDEELEKDTMDNWDEKKLEEVVNKKHGEAEKKKAKTQIVCKYFLDAIEGNKYGWFWVCPGGGGDCMYRHALPPGFVLKKDKKKEEKEEEISLEELIENERAALGADVTRITLETFLAWKKRKRQEKVDKAREEMEKKKADFKAGKSLVVSGREVFEFRPELVDDDDAEADDTQYASEDEEDYEEEINTTDVQDIDLSRFVPQEVDNTGITVASTDRFTSRNKTKPTKTDNGEQLNAACGGAEANGLSGAEGGGEDGGGEGEEEEEEEEEEEEEEEVPVDENLFTGEDLEELDEELNTLALED; this comes from the exons ATGCCTCCGAAGAAACCCGTACAACCCACGGGAAGTAAAAAAActcaagagaagaaaaaggaaaagataatTGAG gACAAGACATTTGGCTTGAAGAACAAGAAAGGGGCCAAGCAGCAGAAGTTCATCAAGAACGTTACCCAGCAAGTCAAACATGGACAACAAAGTGCCAGACAG gttgcCGAGGCGGAAAAGACCGGTAAGAAGACTGATAAGAAGAAAGAGTTGGACGAACTCAATGAGCTGTTCAAACCTGTAGTCACTGCCCAAAAAGTCAGCAAag GTGTTGACCCAAAGTCGGTGCTCTGTGCATTCTTTAAGCAGGGCCAGTGTACTAAAGGTGACAAGTGCAAGTTCAGCCATGATCTGTCAATGGAGAGGAAATGTGAGAAGAGAAGCGTCTACGTggatgaaagagatgaagagctGGAGAAAG ACACGATGGACAACTGGGACgagaagaagctggaggaggtggtCAACAAAAAACACGGAGAGGCCGAGAAGAagaaagccaaaacacaaaTT GTGTGTAAATACTTTCTGGACGCCATAGAGGGTAATAAGTACGGCTGGTTCTGGGTGTGTCCAGGAGGGGGTGGCGACTGCATGTACCGGCACGCCCTGCCACCCGGCTTTGtactgaaaaaagacaaaaaaaaggaggagaaagaggaagaaatttCGCTGGAGGAACTGATAGAAAACGAG CGTGCCGCTCTGGGTGCTGATGTGACTCGGATCACCCTGGAGACTTTCCTGGCttggaagaagaggaaaaggcaGGAGAAG GTGGACAAAGcgagggaggagatggagaagaagaaggccgACTTTAAGGCTGGAAAATCGCTAGTG GTGAGCGGCCGTGAGGTGTTCGAGTTCCGTCCAGAGTTGGTCGATGATGACGATGCTGAAGCCGATGACACTCAATATGCCAGCGAAGATGAAGAAGATTATGAGGAAGAG atcAATACTACAGACGTCCAGGACATAGACTTATCCCGTTTTGTTCCACAAGAGGTCGACAACACAGGCATTACCGTAGCATCCACGGACCGATTCACCTCTAGGAATAAGACCAAGCCGACGAAAACAGACAATG GGGAGCAGCTGAACGCAGCTTGCGGTGGCGCTGAGGCCAACGGGCTTTCGGGGGCAGAGGGAGGcggggaggacggaggaggggagggggaagaggaagaggaagaggaggaggaggaggaagaggaagaggaagtacCGGTGGATGAGAACCTGTTCACGGGAGAAGATCTGGAGGAGCTCGACGAGGAACTCAACACACTGGCGCTGGAAGACTGA